The following are encoded in a window of Magnolia sinica isolate HGM2019 chromosome 11, MsV1, whole genome shotgun sequence genomic DNA:
- the LOC131218716 gene encoding uncharacterized protein LOC131218716 isoform X1, translated as MQQTLVDSTNFNPKILHCFSKSKLSIHPRCSKIRNNLKNPTTIRTTATVISSPSNSFIKHCLKLRQSSSYRHSHASVLVVGLTPIREISRFQELQGEGPTILDSLLLLNDAEVPKGLYDPSVRIVRVSSIVMKKLSGLQSIDSVEAIALMRIPSSFCNMDGDQEEDCESWFPSPHRILVLDGIQDPGNLGTLLRSAMAFRWDGVFLLPGCCDPFNDKALRAARGASFQLPIVSGKWAHLKSLKHKFQMKMLAGHPDDDEEQNGPLLLSRELADALAGGPLCLVLGSEGRGLSEESKQACELVSIPMAGEFESLNVSVAGGIFLFMLQPEYQRVVI; from the exons ATGCAACAAACGCTTGTAGACTCGACTAATTTCAATCCTAAAATCCTTCATTGcttctcaaaatcaaagctctcaaTCCATCCTCGCTGCAGTAAAATccgaaataatttaaaaaatcctACTACCATTCGTACAACTGCTACAGTCATTTCCAGCCCTTCGAATTCCTTCATAAAACACTGCCTCAAGCTCCGCCAGAGCTCTTCCTATCGCCATTCGCATGCTTCCGTTCTCGTCGTCGGTCTCACTCCCATAAG GGAGATATCCAGATTTCAAGAATTACAGGGagaggggcccaccattttggatTCTTTACTTCTACTCAATGATGCCGAAGTTCCCAAAGGATTATATGACCCATCTGTTCGCATTGTGCGTGTGAGCTCTATTGTGATGAAAAAACTTTCTGGGCTGCAATCAATAGATTCCGTTGAAGCGATCGCCCTTATGAGAATTCCCAGTAGCTTCTGCAACATGGATGGTGACCAAGAGGAAGATTGTGAGAGTTGGTTTCCTTCTCCACATCGAATATTAGTCCTGGACGGAATTCAG GATCCCGGCAACCTTGGTACTTTACTAAGATCCGCAATGGCATTCAGATGG GATGGGGTTTTTCTACTCCCTGGTTGCTGTGATCCTTTCAATGACAAAGCACTCAGGGCAGCCCGCGGAGCTTCCTTTCAGCTCCCCATTGTTTCTGGTAAGTGGGCCCACTTAAAATCTTTAAAACACAAATTCCAAATGAAGATGTTGGCTGGCCAtccagatgatgatgaagaacaaAACGGCCCACTTTTGCTCTCTCGGGAGCTTGCGGATGCGTTAGCTGGTGGGCCTCTTTGCTTGGTCTTGGGCAGTGAAGGCCGTGGCCTTTCAGAGGAATCCAAGCAGGCCTGTGAGCTTGTCAGCATTCCGATGGCCGGTGAGTTTGAGTCTCTCAACGTATCGGTTGCCGGCGGGATTTTCTTGTTTATGCTGCAGCCTGAGTACCAGAGAGTAGTTATCTGA
- the LOC131218716 gene encoding uncharacterized protein LOC131218716 isoform X2: MQQTLVDSTNFNPKILHCFSKSKLSIHPRCSKIRNNLKNPTTIRTTATVISSPSNSFIKHCLKLRQSSSYRHSHASVLVVGLTPIREISRFQELQGEGPTILDSLLLLNDAEVPKGLYDPSVRIVRVSSIVMKKLSGLQSIDSVEAIALMRIPSSFCNMDGDQEEDCESWFPSPHRILVLDGIQDGVFLLPGCCDPFNDKALRAARGASFQLPIVSGKWAHLKSLKHKFQMKMLAGHPDDDEEQNGPLLLSRELADALAGGPLCLVLGSEGRGLSEESKQACELVSIPMAGEFESLNVSVAGGIFLFMLQPEYQRVVI; the protein is encoded by the exons ATGCAACAAACGCTTGTAGACTCGACTAATTTCAATCCTAAAATCCTTCATTGcttctcaaaatcaaagctctcaaTCCATCCTCGCTGCAGTAAAATccgaaataatttaaaaaatcctACTACCATTCGTACAACTGCTACAGTCATTTCCAGCCCTTCGAATTCCTTCATAAAACACTGCCTCAAGCTCCGCCAGAGCTCTTCCTATCGCCATTCGCATGCTTCCGTTCTCGTCGTCGGTCTCACTCCCATAAG GGAGATATCCAGATTTCAAGAATTACAGGGagaggggcccaccattttggatTCTTTACTTCTACTCAATGATGCCGAAGTTCCCAAAGGATTATATGACCCATCTGTTCGCATTGTGCGTGTGAGCTCTATTGTGATGAAAAAACTTTCTGGGCTGCAATCAATAGATTCCGTTGAAGCGATCGCCCTTATGAGAATTCCCAGTAGCTTCTGCAACATGGATGGTGACCAAGAGGAAGATTGTGAGAGTTGGTTTCCTTCTCCACATCGAATATTAGTCCTGGACGGAATTCAG GATGGGGTTTTTCTACTCCCTGGTTGCTGTGATCCTTTCAATGACAAAGCACTCAGGGCAGCCCGCGGAGCTTCCTTTCAGCTCCCCATTGTTTCTGGTAAGTGGGCCCACTTAAAATCTTTAAAACACAAATTCCAAATGAAGATGTTGGCTGGCCAtccagatgatgatgaagaacaaAACGGCCCACTTTTGCTCTCTCGGGAGCTTGCGGATGCGTTAGCTGGTGGGCCTCTTTGCTTGGTCTTGGGCAGTGAAGGCCGTGGCCTTTCAGAGGAATCCAAGCAGGCCTGTGAGCTTGTCAGCATTCCGATGGCCGGTGAGTTTGAGTCTCTCAACGTATCGGTTGCCGGCGGGATTTTCTTGTTTATGCTGCAGCCTGAGTACCAGAGAGTAGTTATCTGA
- the LOC131218717 gene encoding methylmalonate-semialdehyde dehydrogenase [acylating], mitochondrial-like, translated as MLAFSLSKARRGIQPWKSQACALGIFRFSTATDASPSHRSSPLRVRNLIGGEFVDSQSNTTIDVLNPATQEVVSQIPLTTNEEFKAAVSAAKRAFPSWRNTPVTARQRVMFKLQELIRRDMDKLAMNITIEQGKTLRDAQGDVFRGLEVVEHACGMASLQMGEFVSNVSSGIDTYSVREPLGVCAGICPFNFPAMIPLWMFPMAVTCGNTFILKPSEKDPGASMILAELAMEAGLPAGVLNIVHGTNDIVNNICDDGDIKAISFVGSNTAGMHIYARAAAKGKRVQSNMGAKNHAIIMPDASLDATLNALVAAGFGAAGQRCMALSTAVFVGGSKSWEERLVERAQALKVSAGIEPGADLGPVISKQARDRICRLIQSGVENGARLVLDGRHCVVPGYEDGNFVGPTVLADVTSNMECYEEEIFGPVLLCMQADTLEEAIDIVNRNKYGNGASIFTTSGVAARKFQNEIEAGQVGINVPIPVPLPFFSFTGSKASFAGDLNFYGKAGVQFYTQIKTVTQQWKDLPGQGASLAMPTSQKA; from the exons ATGCTGGCATTTTCTCTATCGAAAG CAAGAAGAGGCATCCAGCCATGGAAATCACAGGCTTGCGCTTTAGGAATCTTCCGCTTCTCCACCGCCACCGATGCATCGCCCAGTCACCGATCCTCTCCG CTGAGGGTTCGGAATCTCATTGGAGGAGAGTTTGTGGATTCGCAATCAAATACCACGATCGATGTTTTAAACCCT GCAACACAAGAAGTTGTTTCTCAAATACCATTAACTACCAATGAAGAATTCAAAGCTGCTGTGAGTGCGGCGAAACGGGCTTTTCCTTCATGGAGGAATACACCTGTCACTGCTCGCCAACGTGTCATGTTCAAGCTCCAAGAACTCATACGTAGAGACATG GATAAACTTGCCATGAATATAACTATTGAACAGGGGAAAACATTACGTGATGCCCAGGGTGATGTATTCCGTGGGTTAG AGGTGGTGGAACATGCTTGTGGAATGGCTAGTCTGCAAATGGGGGAATTTGTTTCCAATGTATCAAGTGGCATTGATACATATAGCGTTAGGGAACCTCTTGGTGTTTGTGCAGGGATATGTCCATTCAATTTTCCTGCTATGATCCCCTTATGG ATGTTCCCAATGGCAGTGACATGTGGCAATACATTTATTTTAAAGCCATCAGAGAAAGATCCAG GAGCTTCTATGATTCTTGCAGAGCTGGCAATGGAGGCTGGTTTACCTGCTGGTGTCTTAAATATCGTTCATGGCACCAAT GACATTGTCAATAATATATGTGATGACGGCGATATTAAGGCTATATCATTCGTTGGTTCAAATACT GCTGGAATGCACATTTATGCTAGAGCAGCAGCTAAGGGGAAACGCGTTCAG TCAAACATGGGTGCAAAAAACCATGCGATCATCATGCCTGATGCAAGTCTGGATGCTACTTTGAATGCTCTGGTTGCTGCTGGTTTTGGTGCCGCTGGGCAAAGATGCATGGCACTCAGCACAGCCGTTTTTGTTGGAGGCTCAAAATCATG GGAGGAGCGACTCGTTGAGCGTGCACAAGCACTTAAGGTAAGTGCTGGAATTGAGCCTGGTGCAGACCTTGGTCCAGTGATCAGCAAACAG GCAAGGGACCGCATTTGCAGATTGATCCAAAGTGGTGTCGAAAATGGTGCTAGGCTTGTGCTTGATGGGAGACATTGTGTG GTCCCTGGCTATGAGGATGGCAACTTTGTTGGCCCCACTGTCTTAGCTGACGTCACAAGCAACATGGAGTGTTACGAG GAGGAAATATTCGGTCCAGTTCTCCTTTGCATGCAG GCTGACACCCTGGAAGAGGCCATTGACATTGTCAACAGAAATAA ATATGGCAATGGAGCATCAATATTTACCACATCGGGTGTAGCTGCCAGGAAATTCCAGAATGAGATCGAAGCAGGCCAG GTTGGCATTAACGTCCCAATTCCAGTTCCATTGCCCTTCTTCTCATTCACTGGCTCAAAGGCATCTTTTGCAGGTGATCTGAATTTCTATG GTAAGGCTGGTGTACAGTTCTACACTCAGATCAAGACAGTCACTCAACAATGGAAGGATTTACCAGGGCAGGGAGCATCGTTGGCGATGCCCACATCACAGAAAGCATAA